DNA from Bos javanicus breed banteng chromosome 1, ARS-OSU_banteng_1.0, whole genome shotgun sequence:
cagggaacccaagtttgatttctgggtcaggaagatctctggagaaggcaatggcaccccactccagtactcttgcctgaagaatcccatggatagaggagcctggtaggctccagtccatggggtcacaaagagtgggacccaactgagtgactcacactttcactttcatatgctcCTTCACTCTGTAAAACACTCTGTAATACTCTTACCACATAGACAAGACGCTAGAGGCCAATGCCTTCAGTCCAAGGCTAGGAACAGAATGTAGCCTTGGTTACCAGGAACATGTACAGTTATGCTGTGTTAGAATGGTGACCTCAGAGTCAAGTGCTTTGGGCAAGTTGGTCACATAAAATAAATGCTGGTCTTGGGAGctagtttcagaattttccatgtaagtattaatttattcctttcaCTAGAGATCTGCAAAtacagtgacttaaaaaaaaaagtttccgtgacttctcccctccccgccaccccccacccccgcaccaaATTCTGAGCCATTGTAAGAGTACAAATTGCCACTAGAGCAGCAGGAAAGCAGTGCATTAATGAAGACCTGGGCTTGGCATCTTGCTGGGGGGTCATAAGCACATGATCATTGGTTCCCAGCTTCATTTCTTAAAGACTATAAAACCATTCCAAAATTTGGCACCATGGGAGCTATTGGCAATGCGAACTCGGGCTAGGAAGCTGGGGTGACGGTTCCAAAGCTTTGGCAGTGCTATTTCAGGAAGCTTCACATGCAAACTTCTCAAGTCAGTTTCCCTAACTAGATTCAACCTTCATGTCCCTAGAAAATGGGGCGGCTGGCTGGAGAGCCACAGGGCACCCCGGGTGAGGTCTGCAGACCACCCCCAGAGGCTGGAGGCagctgagagagaaagagagagagagagagagcgatcAAGCTCCAGGAGAATGGGGAAGGGAACAAAGTAGCCTGACTTGAGACATAACTATTCATCAAACTGCAGCTATTTTTGCCTGTTTCAAAAATCTACAAGccaaactgggagaaaaagaggcagtaaaaaatacacacactacTTGGTTAAAGTCAGGAATGGGttcatttctacaaagaaaagtTTAGAAGACGCCTTGTGAACCTCAGTCAGAGGGAAAGCCACACACTCCTGCACTCAGCACCATCTACTAAGACATTTCACAGGGCAGAGAAACACTGATTTGCTAATTTAGTagcttttcttcttcatcttcacCAAAACAGTACCATTTTCATTTTACACAATAACAATGATCACAGAACTTAAAAAGGTCTTTCCATGGTTATTTATGAATTCCGGGCtaagttaaaaatagaaaagggaaaattaacTATGTACTGTAACATGCTGACACTGGTTACTCCTGGACTCCAGGTAGAGGGTGGGCTCCAGTAACTTCATAATCAGAATGTCCCGAATCCCCAAACTCAGGCCACCTGGCCCGACCATCCCATCAATGGTCATAACCAGCATGTTTCCCacaactccctccccacccccacctcaaatACACACGTCCAAACGTTGTGCCTTTCAAGAGGCAGAGACTCCAGTCTACCATGGAGGCAGGTATTTTGTACTGGAACATGCTACacttaaaaaaaccaaaaccaaggtTCTAATTCTAATATCGTAGATTCCAATGTTAGTTTACAAAAGTAAGTACATCACTTGGGAAACCATTATTCTTTCAGTTAAAGAAAGGTTAAGAGCTCAGAGGGATCCAGACAGATCACAGTCCTCGGCAGCCACAAGGGGATCTTTGCATCCTCCCGAGTTCTCTCCTAGGACCTTCCACATTTGAAGAAGGCAGGGGAGGAGGTGGTCAGCGAATGGGGCCTCGGAGAAGCCATAAAGACAAATGCCCACTCTGGAAGGACAAAACCAGGTGGATGCCCTGGTTTTTCAGACACAGACTGGGTGGGGATGCCGTGAAAATCTTGTTTGGCTGTTTGGGCCCagcattttccataataaaatactGAGACTGGAAACGTGACATTGGTGATAAGAAATGAAAAGTAGCAGGTCTGGCCCCAAAATAACTCAATGGTTTGCAACCAAACATTAAAGACTGCTGCCTTTCCACCATCTAGCAGAAGCACATCCCAGTAATTCACTACCGAATTCCAACAGGAGGCTGGGGACTCTGAATGGCTTCAGGGGGCACACATGCAGTTCTATACAGCTGCTTCTCAGAACAACACTTGAGAGACACTCAAAAGCTACttggagagaaagaaatgcacaaaactAGGCAGCTGGCACTCAAGTCAGGAAGGCAACCTCAGTGGCTTTCTCTCCCAATGCAAAGCAACAAACTTCCCAGGGGATGCTGTGACTTATTTGGCTGTGATTTCCCCATCTATCCTTAAAGGTAAAAGGAATTACGGTATTGCGATTTGCTTTTTTCCACTTGGTACTGTAAAAAAATCACGGTGTCTGGTGGTAAAGTTTAACAGCTGCCTATTCCATTAGGTAAGGTGTAAGCAAAAGGTTAAGGCCATGCATGATTAGGATAAACACACAAAGACTGGTTGGGTGGTATACAAAGTCTATTTAACTAATGAAGGCGGGGGAAGGTGACTTCAGGGGTGCACGTggttctcctcctccccacttccctcagCCTTCAAGAACAGCTGTGGAATAATAAACCATTTTCAAATCTGTTTCTGGGCTGCTGCAGAGCAGAAAAACTGGGCTTAGGAGGACAAAGCACCCTAGGGACAGCTCTGCCTCTCAGCAAGGGGCATGGCCACATTGGCTCTGACTCATGAGTTACCCACAGCATTCCTGGGAGTCCTGCCCTGCTCATTGCTCCAGCGAGAGGACACAAGGTCTGATGATTGGAGGGCCCTGTAAGGGATCTTGAAAGCAACTGTCAAAGGAGAATATATGGCACATACGCCTTTCACTTCATACATGTGACTCTACAGCtatatatattttggacattgGATGAAAGTTGGGAAAACACGAAGAAACCATTTTCCAGCATCTCCACTACATTGGCCAAGAGCACCCTCTGTTCACACGGCACATAGACTTAAGACAGTTGGGGATGGGGAACCCCATGTCTGGGATGGATGATCCTAATTGTAACTCCCACACCTTTCACTACATTAAAAGAGACCAGTGTGTTGAAAGTCCTTTAGTCTAAGGCAGCTGAGACCCCGAAGGGTTCACTGCTCTTCTGTTTTGCTGCTATTCCTGAACTTCACCACCATGACTGTTATATTGTCAGGGCAGCCTCTGTAAAAGGACTGTAAAACGATGCTCTTGGCCCCAAAGTGAGGTTCATCCAAGCGGTCCTTGATGAATCGAACAGCTTCCTCGTTGCTGAAAGCATCCCAGAGGCCATCTGATGCCAAGATCATGAACTCGGGCTGGAGCTTGTCCAGGTCAAAGGTCAGGATATCTGGGTCTGGGATGACCACATTGAGGTTTTTCAGTGGATAATCCCCCAGCGATCGAGACATGGCCAGGATCCCCTGGACCCTCCAGGAGCCATTGAAACTGATAAAACCACCTAGAAAGAGAGAATGAGCCCATTAGCTTGAGCAGCTGCTCTCTCACATCCTGGTGTGATTCGTGTGCACCTGCAAAGGGCTGACCTACTGTGTGTGACCTGTCATATGTGCTCCTGCTGGCGCTGCCAGGAGGGAGCAGTGTTCCTCCTGCATGGCTTGACGTCTGATCCTCTACTAGTAGATCCTCAGGCCCTCATCCTTGGCATCTTAAAGGTCTTCAAGACTAAATCAGTAGGAATATTGAGGGTAGGAGGGATGGATGGGTGAGAGCATCAGTTTTTATTAATAACTAAAGGACACCTTAGCAGTTCAGTGACTGATTGTAGGGAGCCCCAGGGAGAGGACTCAGGGACATCAGCAGAACAACACCAAAAAGCATGTGGCTGGTACCAGATACAACCACTGGGACCCATCATTAGCATGAGGCCGCCCTTGGTTGTACCTGTATTGATTGCAAACAGCTCCCTGACTGGGAAAGGGATTAAAGAATGGTGTACTTAAGCACAGTTGTTAAAGGCTCAGGCTCTCGGGTCAGTCTACTAGGATCTGATTCCTGGCTCTGTTACTTCTAGCTCGGAGTGACTCTGGATGAGAAACTCTCTAATCCTTGGTTTCCCTGGTTGCAAAATTTGGACAATAATAGTATCTATTCCATCGAGAAGCTGTGAGAAATAGAGTTATTCTATATTAATCAGTTGGCACAGTGTCTGAATATAACATGCACTCAGTATTACACAGTGGCTCGGATGGTagagagtctgcttgcaatgcggaagacctgagttcgatccctacctaagtcgggaagatcccctggagaaagaaatggctactcactccagtattcttgcctggaaaatcccatggctggaggagcctggtgggctacagtccatagggttgcaaggagtcagacactactgagcaacttcactttcacagtccCTATCTattattatgttttctttaaGGGAACTAGAACTTTGTTCATTTGCATGTTATGtcagatatttattaaatatattctccATGCAGGGCAGTTTGCAGGCTATAAAGTTGGACAAGATCTATACCTTTTCCTAAAGAAGCAGAGAGTCTGGCAGGAGGGGAAATCCACCTGCATTAACAGCTACAAGCACAGAGCAGTATTTTTTCAGGGAAAACCTAGCACCTGTTAAATGCTATAGGCAGATAGAAGAGAGAGGGACGATTTCCAGTTGTGATAATCAGGGCAGAGTGAGCATTAAAGCTCAGCTCTGAACAGAACGATAGGTAGGACTTCCATGAGCAGGGATGTACAAGAACATTCCAGGAAGAGTGGTTTCCCGGGCAAGAGTACGGGCTCTGGAGTCACTGGGGTTTCAATTCTGGTCTCACCATTcactagctgtgtgtccttgggcacaCAAGCCTCTCTGAGACTCCATTTCTTTggttgtaaaatgagaataacattATCAACCTCACAAGGTAGGGAAAGAGAAAGTGTATGTAAAGCACACAGCTTAGCTCCCAGCACAAAGTGAATGCATGGTAAATGGCAGCCGACATCACTACTGTTGTACAAACAGCTTAAGGCAGGGAGACAGAAAGAATGACGTGTATTTTGACCTAGATTGGTTGGAGGGTATTATGACACCAAACAGAAGGGGGATAGGTGTCCAGAAAGGAAGGCTGAGGCCAGAgaaaacacacataaatataataaaaccaaTCATTGCTCATTAAGTCCTGCTGTAAAGTACACCCTCGACACAGCAGGTGAGATTAACCTCCTTGGAGATGCGGTCTGAATTTGCTCCTATAATCACTtccgggtgggggcagggaggaggagagaggataaAATGGGCTGACATGTCAGAAGAGAGCTCTAACGTGGCATCTCAGGTGTACCGTATACACATCCCCATGGTGCTTCCTCAAGAGCAAGCTGACTGTATCCCAAGTCCAGGGTCACAGTGGATGACTGAGGAGATGCTGTCTTCATAAGCAAGGAAACTCATCAAAGCTTGACAGATGCTCTTAAAACACTGTGCCGTCCCATTGACAGAAAACCTGACCAGagctttcattaaaaattattctgcATCTCAAGCAGTCACTGAAGCAGGAGGTTGTAATAAAATTCAACGATTTTGGATTCAACAGTACAGCTTCCCACTGTGAGAACTCAAACATTGATTAGGTTCTGGGCAGAAGCTGGTATGCAGAGATTGAAGGTCAATCTGCAGACTCCCCCAGGGGGCAGGGGCACTTCTTGAGCAACGACCTGGGGGACCTGAGCTCCCTTGGGCAACAGGGCCTGCCGCGTGGCATGCAACACAGGGGCTACAAGCTGTGGTGGTCAGTTTGGGGAGAGAAGGGGTCCTCCCCTGCACAGGTAGAAAAAacgaaagtgtcagttgctcagtcgtgtccaactctttgtgaccccatggactggagcccaccaggctcctctgtccatgggattctccaggtaagactactagagtggggtgccattcccttctctaggagatcttcctgaccctgggatcgaacccaggtctcctgcattgcaggtagactttttactatttgagccaccaggaaagcctacaGGTAGAAAAGAATCCCCCCAAATTAACTATGAAAATGTAATCAGCAACTGATAATCTTTCTTCAAGTCTTTGCCAATGTCACCTTAGTGAGGCCCACACTGACCACCCCAACACTCCCCTTTCCCTAACTTGTTCTGTGTCTCTCCATAGCAGTTATCACCTTGTAATAGACTAGATAATTTACctgttttaacttatttattaatAATGTCTGTCTACTCCATCCCCTACCCCGTCTCAATCCCAGGATGTCCATTTGTACCTCCAGCCCCTAgatgttgaaaaaataaaaaagggattttcttcctcctccaacTGACATATATACTTGGATCAGGCATTGAGCTTGGAGTTGGGAGTATACAGATGAACACACCAAAGTTCCTGCCTTAAAGAACTCATGATCAGGAAGGCAAGACAGATGAAAGGGCCAGATATGTCCACATCCTACGAAAAGTGACCCAAGAGGTCCACACAGGATgccagggaaagattgaaggggtaCCTAAGCCAGACTGGGGAAGCCTTTGGCTCAGTGTGACAGGGAAGGCTGCCAAAGGACATCCTGAAACCAAGTCTTAAAGGGCAAGGTCATTATTGTCCACTGGACAGTGTGGGCAACACTTGCAAAGGCACAGACGTGTCAGCTCCATGGTTCATTTGGTGGTTAGTAGTTTGGCATGGCTGAAAGGAAGCAGAGTATGGCAAGCAATGGCCCAAAGATCCCATTAGCCTTTAAACTAAGGGCTTTTTTTGGCTGTTGTGGACACGTTGGCCATGAAGAAGGGCAAATTCAGTGGCCACGCATTTGATGGGAAATGTTACAAAGTCCAGTCCCAGCTGCCTCAGCCACAGCCTCTGTACTGATCTACTCCTCACTGGGTAAAGGAGTGTCTCTCCCAGGGAATCTCCTGGAAACCACCTAGGCCACTTGAACGAGACAGCACACAGTCCTTGGAGGCACTGATAAGCTCACCGGCTCTCTTtatcctcttcctctccttcagCTGGTAGGGTTTGTGATCATGAGACAAAGGAATGGCGTTCCCATCCTTGTCACATAGGACCCCACGCGAGTCACCCACGTTGGCCACAGTGAGGTCTTTATCTGATAGCAGAGCAATCAAACACGTTGTACCTGCAAAACAGAAGAGAGAGGCCACATGGGCGGTCAGCGGCGCTTTGAGGTTAAGCTGCTTCTCGAGGTTACTGGCGTCTTCAGGCATTAAAACCACTCCTGCTGGGT
Protein-coding regions in this window:
- the PPM1L gene encoding protein phosphatase 1L isoform X2 → MPRFHLCEIPLAGVGRRRLLASKFFYSGVHAGARDDVRGSGPFPAFLRHPDCLPGLRFPGGRSENWHWSLGIGPGETAAEYVKSRLPEALKQHLQDYEKDKENSVLSYQTILEQQILSIDREMLEKLTVSYDEAGTTCLIALLSDKDLTVANVGDSRGVLCDKDGNAIPLSHDHKPYQLKERKRIKRAGGFISFNGSWRVQGILAMSRSLGDYPLKNLNVVIPDPDILTFDLDKLQPEFMILASDGLWDAFSNEEAVRFIKDRLDEPHFGAKSIVLQSFYRGCPDNITVMVVKFRNSSKTEEQ
- the PPM1L gene encoding protein phosphatase 1L isoform X3; the encoded protein is MLEKLTVSYDEAGTTCLIALLSDKDLTVANVGDSRGVLCDKDGNAIPLSHDHKPYQLKERKRIKRAGGFISFNGSWRVQGILAMSRSLGDYPLKNLNVVIPDPDILTFDLDKLQPEFMILASDGLWDAFSNEEAVRFIKDRLDEPHFGAKSIVLQSFYRGCPDNITVMVVKFRNSSKTEEQ